In Artemia franciscana unplaced genomic scaffold, ASM3288406v1 Scaffold_2665, whole genome shotgun sequence, one genomic interval encodes:
- the LOC136042980 gene encoding smad nuclear-interacting protein 1-like: MPTLYMHRQSAYLIGRDRKVCDLAVDHPSCSKQHAALQYRLVPYEKADGRRARAVRPYIIDLGSSNETFVNNKPIEPQRYVELREKDVLKFGFSSREYVLLHDESKDDILDDDYQEDFVFLNQI; encoded by the coding sequence atgCCAACtctttatatgcatagacaaagTGCTTATTTAATTGGCCGGGACAGAAAAGTATGTGACCTCGCAGTAGACCATCCctcctgttcaaaacagcatGCCGCCTTACAGTACCGTCTCGTCCCTTATGAAAAGGCTGATGGACGACGGGCAAGAGCCGTAAGGCCATATATTATTGATTTGGGCTCTTCCAATGAAACTTTCGTGAATAATAAGCCAATTGAACCTCAAAGATATGTTGAATTACGAGAAAAAGATGTGCTTAAATTTGGCTTTAGTTCTAGAGAATATGTTCTGCTTCATGATGAAAGCAAAGATGACATTCTCGATGATGATTACCAAGAAGACTTTGTCTTTTTAAAtcagatttaa